Proteins encoded by one window of Lactobacillus paragasseri:
- a CDS encoding prenyltransferase, with product MKKYSIIQKFNALVQIQTIIISALPYIIGSLMASYYYHHFNLSYCLWLFLAVISFHLAVNGHNQYTDYLRYKKNHVTSYNNILEKFNISRKWARNVIILLTLVSATIGIILSFKVGWIILLIGFFSYLIGYCYSGGPYPILKTPFGEPASGITMGYNITLLGIYVNIYNIHPFDSFFWAKAIIVACPAIFVIANVMLANNICDVEEDVKIGRKTLPFYIGRKNALIVLCIYYVLAYIFLILSVVLHYLPTLALGGLLTIPLVYRSTRTFVKDPHKETTFKGILTNVLLVLVSEIIFSLIGLVW from the coding sequence ATGAAAAAATACTCTATAATTCAAAAATTTAACGCACTTGTTCAAATACAGACAATTATCATTTCAGCCTTGCCATATATTATTGGCTCATTAATGGCTAGTTACTATTATCACCATTTCAATTTATCTTATTGTCTTTGGCTTTTTCTAGCCGTAATTTCTTTTCATTTAGCCGTTAATGGTCATAATCAATATACTGATTATCTTCGCTATAAGAAAAATCATGTTACTAGTTACAATAATATTTTAGAAAAATTCAACATCTCCCGAAAATGGGCTAGAAATGTAATTATTCTATTAACCCTTGTTTCCGCGACTATTGGCATCATACTTAGTTTTAAAGTCGGTTGGATAATTCTCTTAATCGGTTTCTTTAGCTACTTAATTGGTTATTGCTACTCAGGCGGTCCTTACCCAATTCTGAAAACTCCTTTTGGCGAACCCGCCTCTGGAATTACAATGGGCTATAACATCACTCTTTTAGGTATCTACGTCAATATTTACAACATCCATCCCTTTGATAGTTTTTTCTGGGCTAAAGCAATCATTGTTGCCTGCCCTGCGATCTTTGTTATTGCCAACGTAATGCTAGCCAACAATATTTGTGACGTAGAAGAAGACGTTAAAATTGGTCGTAAAACTCTCCCATTTTATATTGGTCGTAAGAATGCTTTGATTGTTCTATGCATATATTACGTTTTAGCATATATTTTTTTAATTCTAAGCGTTGTCTTGCACTATCTACCTACCCTTGCTTTAGGCGGTTTACTCACCATTCCACTAGTCTATCGTTCAACTAGAACCTTTGTTAAGGATCCTCATAAAGAAACTACGTTTAAAGGAATTTTAACGAATGTTTTGTTAGTACTAGTCAGTGAAATCATCTTCTCGCTTATAGGATTAGTATGGTAA
- the guaA gene encoding glutamine-hydrolyzing GMP synthase, with translation MAKTNLNDFDKIIVLDFGSQYNQLITRRIRDFGIYSELLPHDLSIEKIKKMAPKGIIFSGGPNSVYDEGALKVDPEIFKLGIPILGICYGMQLMSYDLGGNVEKADNSEYGRADIEVTDPNAVLFEGLPKEQYVWMSHGDLVTKAPEGFKVTAKSKNCPISAIANDEKKFYGIQFHAEVRNSEYGLDILKNFAFNVCDAKANWTMDDFIDMQVDEIREKVGDKKVILGLSGGVDSSVTATLLHKAIGDQLTAIFVDHGMLRKDEGDQVMQALNKDLGVNIIRVNAQKRFLGKLKGVTDPEQKRKIIGKEFIEVFNEEAKKLKDVDFLAQGTLYTDVIESGTNTAQTIKSHHNVGGLPKDMHFELIEPLRKLFKDEVRELGEKLGIPHDLVWRQPFPGPGLGIRVLGEVTEDKLKIVRESDAILRDEIKKAGLQEDIWQYFTVLPGIRSVGVMGDGRTYDYTIGIRAVTSIDGMTADFAKIPWDVLSKISTRIVDECDHINRVVYDITSKPPSTIEWE, from the coding sequence GTGGCTAAGACTAATCTAAATGACTTTGACAAGATTATCGTGCTTGATTTTGGTAGTCAATATAACCAACTGATTACCCGTCGAATTCGTGATTTTGGTATTTATTCAGAACTTTTGCCTCATGACTTGAGCATTGAAAAGATTAAGAAAATGGCACCTAAAGGAATTATCTTTTCAGGTGGTCCTAACAGTGTTTATGATGAAGGCGCATTAAAGGTTGATCCTGAAATCTTTAAGCTAGGTATTCCAATTTTAGGTATTTGTTACGGGATGCAGCTGATGAGTTACGACTTAGGTGGCAACGTAGAAAAGGCTGATAATTCAGAATATGGCCGTGCAGATATCGAAGTAACTGATCCAAATGCGGTCTTGTTTGAAGGTTTACCTAAAGAGCAATATGTATGGATGAGTCATGGAGATTTAGTGACTAAGGCACCAGAAGGCTTTAAAGTTACTGCTAAGAGTAAGAACTGCCCAATTTCTGCAATTGCTAATGATGAAAAGAAATTCTATGGAATTCAATTTCATGCGGAAGTTCGTAATTCAGAATATGGGTTAGATATTTTAAAGAACTTTGCATTCAATGTTTGCGATGCAAAAGCTAATTGGACAATGGACGATTTCATTGACATGCAAGTTGATGAAATTCGTGAAAAAGTCGGTGATAAGAAAGTCATCTTGGGCCTTTCAGGTGGTGTTGATTCAAGCGTTACAGCAACACTTTTGCACAAGGCAATTGGTGATCAATTGACTGCGATTTTTGTTGATCATGGGATGCTTCGTAAGGACGAAGGCGACCAAGTAATGCAAGCCTTGAACAAGGATCTTGGTGTAAACATTATTCGTGTTAATGCACAAAAGCGCTTTTTAGGTAAACTTAAGGGCGTAACCGACCCTGAGCAAAAACGTAAGATCATTGGTAAGGAATTTATTGAAGTCTTTAATGAAGAAGCTAAGAAGCTTAAGGATGTTGATTTTTTAGCTCAAGGTACGTTATATACTGATGTGATTGAATCAGGTACTAATACTGCTCAAACAATCAAGTCTCACCACAATGTTGGGGGCTTGCCTAAGGACATGCACTTCGAGTTAATTGAACCACTGCGTAAGCTTTTCAAGGATGAAGTGCGTGAACTTGGTGAAAAATTAGGTATTCCTCATGACTTAGTATGGCGTCAACCATTCCCAGGTCCAGGTCTTGGTATTCGTGTACTTGGCGAAGTTACCGAAGATAAACTTAAGATTGTGCGTGAAAGTGACGCAATTTTACGTGATGAAATTAAAAAAGCAGGACTACAAGAAGATATTTGGCAATACTTCACAGTACTTCCTGGTATCCGTTCAGTTGGTGTTATGGGGGATGGACGTACTTACGACTACACTATTGGTATCCGTGCTGTAACTTCAATTGATGGAATGACAGCTGACTTTGCAAAAATACCATGGGATGTATTAAGTAAGATTTCTACAAGAATTGTAGATGAATGCGATCATATTAACCGTGTAGTTTACGATATTACCAGTAAGCCACCTTCCACAATTGAGTGGGAATAA
- a CDS encoding putative holin-like toxin — protein MSVYESISLMLLFGTFVLALLTYIDHHKK, from the coding sequence ATGTCGGTTTACGAAAGCATTTCTTTAATGCTTTTATTTGGTACGTTTGTGTTAGCTTTGCTAACTTATATCGACCACCACAAAAAATAA
- a CDS encoding helix-turn-helix domain-containing protein: MRLGQKIADLRKKNNLSQESLAEKMNVSRQAVSKWESEQSIPDIEKIVNLSELFGVTTDYLLKSGEPSFELKNEDINDKDKLPVLSDELVKKYLTASQKSSKLRALAIALIIFSPVWICFACILSIFFDHDSHYETPLTFTISLSGYVAAIITIAIALGLFIYSLLNMREFKQIKKQHFDLTEERKKLEFTIKLFHQNNDKYVVFASILAVLSIIGPMINWFSNFSSSSIGFIITWGITFIIFSGASYLFTFYLFQRNYLSILIKHKKHLPIKLHRLFVYGSWIYAFCVLGIFYITTRLPYGLYIPFFNPALFIDFSIIVYCLFTYFFIKEKAE; this comes from the coding sequence ATGAGATTAGGTCAAAAAATCGCAGACTTGCGGAAAAAGAATAATCTTTCTCAAGAAAGCTTAGCTGAAAAAATGAACGTTAGTCGCCAAGCAGTTTCAAAATGGGAAAGTGAACAATCAATTCCAGATATTGAAAAAATAGTTAATTTATCAGAATTATTTGGTGTAACAACTGATTATCTATTAAAGAGCGGCGAGCCCTCATTTGAGCTTAAAAATGAAGATATTAATGATAAAGATAAATTACCTGTTTTATCTGATGAATTAGTTAAAAAATATTTAACTGCTAGTCAGAAAAGTTCCAAATTACGTGCTTTAGCTATTGCCTTAATTATTTTTAGTCCTGTGTGGATATGTTTTGCATGTATCTTATCTATCTTCTTCGACCACGACAGTCACTATGAAACTCCTCTAACTTTCACAATTTCTCTCAGTGGCTACGTAGCAGCTATTATTACTATTGCCATTGCATTGGGACTTTTTATTTATAGTCTATTAAATATGCGTGAGTTCAAACAAATCAAAAAGCAACACTTTGATTTGACTGAAGAGAGAAAGAAATTAGAATTCACAATTAAATTATTTCACCAAAATAATGATAAATACGTAGTCTTTGCTAGTATTTTAGCCGTTTTAAGTATTATCGGACCAATGATTAATTGGTTCAGTAATTTTTCAAGCTCCAGCATAGGATTTATTATTACCTGGGGAATAACTTTTATAATTTTTAGTGGTGCTTCATATTTATTTACTTTTTATTTATTCCAAAGAAATTATCTTTCTATTTTGATTAAGCATAAAAAGCATTTGCCAATTAAGCTCCACAGATTGTTTGTCTATGGCAGTTGGATTTATGCTTTCTGTGTCCTGGGTATTTTTTATATTACTACTAGACTTCCTTATGGCTTGTATATACCCTTTTTTAATCCTGCACTTTTCATAGACTTCAGTATTATTGTTTACTGTCTATTTACATACTTCTTTATTAAAGAAAAAGCTGAATAA
- a CDS encoding methylated-DNA--[protein]-cysteine S-methyltransferase — MQTISYYNSPIGKILLASDEQGLVGLWLDTDRYYGDILAKNYSEGENKYLSSAKKWLNIFFQGKEPNFIPQLHLTGTDFQKRVWQALLKIPYGTTTTYKDTAMKAAQDKKHLPIRATGGAVGRNHICIIVPCHRVVGVNHNLTGYGGGIDKKIKLLQLEGVDISQFKKP, encoded by the coding sequence ATGCAAACTATTTCTTACTACAATTCACCTATTGGAAAAATATTGCTCGCTAGTGACGAGCAAGGTCTAGTTGGTCTATGGCTAGATACTGATCGTTACTATGGAGATATTCTTGCAAAAAACTATTCCGAAGGAGAAAACAAATATCTATCTTCTGCTAAAAAATGGTTAAATATTTTTTTTCAAGGAAAAGAGCCTAATTTTATTCCTCAATTGCACCTTACTGGTACTGATTTCCAGAAAAGAGTTTGGCAAGCATTGTTAAAAATCCCTTATGGGACAACTACTACTTATAAAGATACCGCTATGAAAGCTGCACAAGATAAAAAACATTTACCTATTAGAGCAACTGGTGGGGCTGTTGGTCGAAATCATATCTGCATTATTGTTCCTTGCCACCGTGTTGTCGGCGTTAACCACAATTTAACCGGTTATGGTGGTGGTATTGATAAAAAGATTAAACTACTTCAACTTGAAGGAGTAGACATAAGCCAGTTTAAAAAGCCTTAA
- a CDS encoding beta-carotene 15,15'-monooxygenase, whose amino-acid sequence MSNENYISYSATQDFLSARRRSSTLIASGVMLCIFSPIVLLILISLTRLDILTWSINFATGIGVIVLLTFIATAVALFIAGNRWLKVHENYEYEDCNLSNNVREKIIKENKVYENQHMIFKIIGITFCILSAIPLMSGALFVDALASSRLDDLMTGFSSATLLLVGIGVFFLVKTNIIHDSFNIILQLDDYTSEKKAGKKLIEKYATIYWMIISFIYLAYSFLSNNWNQSWIIWPLAGIAYGIFEAVMSLKKKKAVSE is encoded by the coding sequence ATGTCTAACGAAAATTACATATCTTATTCTGCTACCCAAGATTTCTTATCTGCCAGAAGACGCAGTTCTACATTAATTGCTAGTGGCGTAATGCTATGTATTTTCTCACCAATTGTCTTATTAATTTTAATTAGTCTTACTAGATTAGACATCTTAACCTGGTCAATCAATTTTGCAACTGGAATTGGAGTAATTGTTTTACTAACTTTTATCGCCACAGCAGTTGCGTTATTCATAGCTGGGAATCGATGGCTTAAAGTTCATGAAAATTACGAATATGAAGACTGTAATCTTTCAAACAATGTAAGAGAAAAAATTATCAAAGAAAACAAAGTCTATGAAAACCAACATATGATTTTTAAAATTATTGGCATTACTTTTTGCATTTTGTCTGCTATTCCGTTAATGAGTGGCGCCTTATTTGTAGATGCACTTGCTAGCAGTAGACTTGATGACTTAATGACTGGCTTTTCTTCAGCGACGCTTTTACTCGTTGGCATTGGCGTCTTTTTCTTAGTTAAAACCAATATCATTCATGATAGTTTCAATATTATCTTACAACTTGATGACTACACAAGTGAGAAAAAAGCTGGTAAAAAGTTGATTGAAAAATACGCAACTATTTACTGGATGATAATTTCTTTTATCTATCTTGCTTATAGTTTTTTAAGTAATAACTGGAACCAGAGCTGGATCATTTGGCCATTAGCTGGAATTGCATATGGAATCTTTGAAGCAGTCATGTCGCTAAAAAAGAAAAAAGCAGTTTCAGAATGA
- a CDS encoding type II toxin-antitoxin system death-on-curing family toxin, with product MEYRYLSASDLIYVNKRVLEFTGEKQEVIQYPEGLSVIIEQPQMVLFGHELYPSLWLKAAFVLQKSTKKHIFTDGNKRTAYVVTKLFLKLNGYSLKVSKSQGIALMLSVTTSADSEEMMQKVAIFLQKNSVRINR from the coding sequence ATGGAATATAGATATTTATCTGCTAGCGATTTGATATATGTTAACAAAAGAGTTCTAGAATTTACCGGCGAAAAGCAAGAAGTTATTCAATACCCCGAAGGATTAAGTGTAATTATTGAACAGCCACAAATGGTTCTTTTTGGACATGAATTATATCCAAGTTTATGGTTAAAAGCTGCCTTTGTTTTGCAAAAAAGTACTAAAAAACATATTTTTACGGATGGAAATAAGAGAACAGCATATGTGGTAACGAAATTATTTTTAAAATTAAATGGATATAGTTTAAAAGTCTCAAAATCTCAAGGCATCGCGTTAATGCTAAGTGTAACTACGAGTGCAGATTCAGAAGAAATGATGCAAAAAGTAGCAATATTTTTGCAGAAAAATAGTGTAAGGATCAATAGGTAA
- a CDS encoding putative holin-like toxin — protein MSVYESISLMLLFGTFVLALLTYIDHHKK, from the coding sequence ATGTCGGTTTACGAAAGTATTTCTTTAATGCTTTTGTTTGGTACGTTTGTGTTAGCTCTGCTAACTTATATCGACCACCACAAAAAATAA